The Castor canadensis chromosome 8, mCasCan1.hap1v2, whole genome shotgun sequence genome contains a region encoding:
- the LOC109698541 gene encoding olfactory receptor 2H2 has translation MVNQSSPAGFILLGFSEHPQLEKILFVVVLISYLLTLAGNTLIILLSVLDPRLHSPMYFFLSNLSFLDLCFTTSCVPQMLVNLWGPKKMISFLGCSVQLFIFLSLGTTECILLTVMAFDRYAAICQPLHYATIIHPRLCWQLAAVAWIIGLVESVVQTPPTLRLPFCPHHQVDDFVCEVPALIRLSCGDTTYNEVQMAVASVLILVVPLSLILVSYGAIARAVLRIDSAGGRRKAFGTCSSHLIVVTLFYSSVIAVYLQPKNPYAQKRGKFFSLFYAVGIPCLNPLIYTLRNKDVKRAFRRLLGKEVETRQS, from the coding sequence ATGGTCAACCAAAGCTCCCCAGCGGGCTTCATCCTTCTGGGCTTCTCTGAACACCCACAGCTGGAAAAGATTCTCTTTGTGGTTGTCTTGATTTCCTACCTCCTGACCCTGGCGGGCAACACACTCATCATCCTGCTCTCTGTGCTGGACCCCAGACTCCACTCCccaatgtactttttcctctccAACCTCTCCTTCTTGGACCTCTGCTTCACTACAAGTTGTGTCCCTCAGATGCTTGTCAACCTCTGGGGCCCCAAGAAAATGATCAGCTTCCTAGGTTGCTCTGTCCAACTCTTCATTTTCCTGTCTCTGGGGACCACTGAGTGCATCCTCCTGACAGTGATGGCCTTTGACCGCTATGCAGCTATCTGTCAACCACTCCATTATGCCACCATCATCCACCCCCGCCTgtgctggcagctggcagctgtgGCCTGGAtcattgggctggtggagtcagTGGTCCAGACACCACCCACCCTCCGCCTGCCCTTCTGTCCCCACCATCAGGTGGATGATTTTGTGTGTGAGGTCCCAGCTTTAATTAGACTCTCCTGTGGGGACACCACCTACAATGAGGTCCAGATGGCTGTTGCAAGTGTCCTTATCTTGGTTGTGCCTCTCAGCCTCATCCTTGTTTCTTATGGTGCCATTGCCcgggcagtgctgaggattgactCTGCAGGGGGGCGAAGAAAAGCCTTTGGGACCTGCTCTTCCCATCTCATTGTGGTCACTCTCTTCTACAGCTCAGTCATTGCTGTCTACCTCCAGCCCAAAAATCCCTATGCCCAAAAGAGAGGGAAGTTCTTTAGTCTCTTCTATGCAGTGGGCATTCCTTGTCTTAACCCTCTCATATACAccctgaggaacaaggatgtaAAGAGGGCATTCAGGAGGTTACTGGGGAAAGAAGTGGAGACCAGACAAAGCTGA
- the LOC109698543 gene encoding olfactory receptor 2H2-like, with translation MVNQSSPVGFILLGFSEHPQLEKILFVVVLISYLLTLVGNTLIILLSVLDPRLHSPMYFFLSNLSFLDLCFTTSCVPQMLVNLWGPRKTISFLGCSVQLFIFLSLGTTECILLTVMAFDRYAAICQPLHYATIIHPRLCWQLAAVAWIIGLVESVVQTPPTLRLPFCPHHQVDDFVCEVPALIRLSCGDTTYNEVQMAVASVLILVVPLSLILVSYGAIARAVLRIDSAGGRRKAFGTCSSHLIVVTLLYGSVIAVYLQPKNPYAQKRGKFFSLFYAVGIPCLNPLIYTLRNKDVKRAFRRLLGKEVETRQS, from the coding sequence ATGGTCAACCAAAGTTCCCCAGTGGGCTTCATCCTTCTGGGCTTCTCTGAACACCCACAGCTGGAAAAGATTCTCTTTGTGGTTGTCTTGATTTCCTACCTCCTGACCCTGGTGGGCAACACACTCATCATCCTGCTCTCTGTGCTGGACCCCAGACTCCACTCCccaatgtactttttcctctccAACCTCTCCTTCTTGGACCTCTGCTTCACTACAAGTTGTGTCCCTCAGATGCTTGTCAACCTCTGGGGCCCCAGGAAAACGATCAGCTTCCTAGGTTGCTCTGTCCAGCTCTTCATTTTCCTGTCTCTAGGGACCACTGAGTGCATCCTCCTGACAGTGATGGCCTTTGACCGCTATGCAGCTATCTGTCAACCACTCCATTATGCCACCATCATCCACCCCCGCCTgtgctggcagctggcagctgtgGCCTGGAtcattgggctggtggagtcagTGGTCCAGACACCACCCACCCTCCGCCTGCCCTTCTGTCCCCACCATCAGGTGGATGATTTTGTGTGTGAGGTCCCAGCTTTAATTAGACTCTCCTGTGGGGACACCACCTACAATGAGGTCCAGATGGCTGTTGCAAGTGTCCTTATCTTGGTTGTGCCTCTCAGCCTCATCCTTGTTTCTTATGGTGCCATTGCCcgggcagtgctgaggattgactCTGCAGGGGGGCGAAGAAAAGCCTTTGGGACCTGCTCTTCCCATCTCATTGTGGTCACTCTTTTGTACGGCTCAGTCATTGCTGTCTACCTCCAGCCCAAAAATCCCTATGCCCAAAAGAGAGGGAAGTTCTTTAGTCTCTTCTATGCAGTGGGCATTCCTTGTCTTAACCCTCTCATATACAccctgaggaacaaggatgtaAAGAGGGCATTCAGGAGGTTACTGGGGAAAGAAGTGGAGACCAGACAAAGCTGA